The proteins below come from a single uncultured Dethiosulfovibrio sp. genomic window:
- a CDS encoding ABC transporter ATP-binding protein: MNGTALLEVRDLHVQVEGQPVLKGVSLDIGEGEIHAIFGPNGSGKTTLLGSVMGLGKYDITCGSILFKGQDITGFSVDQRASMGIGMSFQRPPTIHGVRLRSLLELCESDKGEIEALAEGLNVSSFLDREVNAGLSGGELKRVELLQLLLQRPELVFLDEPESGVDLENMALIGRASASVLGRERPISCGPGCDGSSCHRELSIKEIKERRHKAGLLITHTGNIMDYVNVDRGHVMMDGKIVCSGNAREILSEIRQSGYSECFRCMIKEEVTR; the protein is encoded by the coding sequence TCGAGGGACAGCCGGTCCTTAAAGGGGTCTCCCTGGACATAGGGGAGGGGGAGATTCACGCCATCTTCGGCCCCAACGGATCCGGTAAGACCACCCTTCTGGGCAGCGTAATGGGTCTTGGCAAATACGATATCACCTGTGGTTCCATCCTCTTCAAGGGACAGGATATCACAGGTTTTTCCGTGGACCAACGGGCCAGTATGGGAATTGGGATGTCTTTTCAGAGGCCTCCTACCATCCATGGCGTAAGGCTCAGGTCCCTTCTGGAGCTGTGTGAGTCCGATAAGGGGGAGATAGAGGCCCTGGCGGAGGGGCTTAACGTGTCGTCTTTCCTGGATCGAGAGGTAAATGCCGGCCTTTCCGGAGGAGAGCTAAAGAGGGTGGAGCTGCTTCAGCTACTCCTTCAGAGGCCTGAACTGGTGTTTTTGGACGAGCCAGAGTCAGGGGTAGACCTGGAGAACATGGCCTTAATCGGCCGAGCCTCCGCGTCGGTCCTGGGCAGAGAGAGGCCCATCTCCTGCGGTCCAGGTTGTGACGGATCCTCATGTCACAGGGAACTGTCCATAAAGGAGATAAAGGAAAGGCGGCACAAGGCGGGGCTTCTCATAACCCACACGGGAAACATAATGGACTACGTCAACGTCGACAGAGGCCACGTTATGATGGACGGAAAGATCGTCTGTTCCGGCAACGCCAGGGAGATTCTGTCCGAGATTCGCCAAAGCGGCTACTCCGAGTGCTTCCGCTGCATGATCAAAGAGGAGGTGACGAGATGA